One genomic segment of Eikenella corrodens includes these proteins:
- a CDS encoding efflux transporter outer membrane subunit has product MPDKPQPQRLPESLHILFQVSGSPTPRKPTMPTSKLLPIALALLLTACTTTQIDRQSNITLPENFQHTGQADSAPNLARWWQQWPDPQLGHLIEQGLQYNHSIAIARSRLEEARATSRLAEADLLPSAGLAADAKGYRNHRRDPYLGNGGNLTSASFRAAWEPDIFGQKRSDADAARAAALGSQEQLHGSRLLVSAQIAEHYLRAAHIQQQQTLVSQQLATLHELARYAAGRFNAGHATAHDTTAITAQIQALQARQSTLQAQFDAQQRSIAVLIGQTPQTFRLDSDAMRQAALLQHLPSPPQGIRPSSLLNQRPDLRARAAEIQARSAQLASAKSDLLPRFDIQFLWQTGRIELNSDLAPFNRARSGNGGLFSIGVQLPLFTAGRIHANIQAADARLQTALLQYDQTLLQALADVDNAYQAQHALNAQQQELQQAERTAKQQVRNDRQLFRYGRKTLDTALQSQLNAHGFSQNLLDNQLASGLNLLNLYKAIGSGWQEEGNQPEAAETAAK; this is encoded by the coding sequence ATGCCCGATAAACCCCAACCCCAAAGGCTACCTGAAAGCTTGCACATCCTGTTTCAGGTTTCAGGTAGCCCCACACCAAGGAAACCCACCATGCCTACCTCCAAACTCCTCCCGATTGCTCTAGCCCTCCTCCTCACCGCCTGCACCACCACCCAAATCGACCGCCAATCCAACATCACGCTACCTGAAAATTTCCAACACACCGGCCAGGCCGATTCCGCCCCCAATTTAGCCCGCTGGTGGCAGCAATGGCCCGACCCCCAGCTTGGCCATCTCATCGAACAAGGCCTGCAATACAACCACAGCATCGCCATTGCCCGCAGCCGGCTTGAAGAAGCCCGCGCCACCTCCCGCCTGGCCGAAGCCGACCTCCTCCCCAGCGCCGGCCTAGCCGCCGATGCCAAAGGCTACCGCAACCACCGCCGCGACCCCTACCTCGGCAACGGCGGCAACCTCACCTCCGCCAGCTTCCGCGCCGCCTGGGAGCCCGACATCTTCGGCCAAAAACGCAGTGATGCCGATGCCGCCCGCGCCGCCGCCCTCGGCAGCCAAGAGCAACTCCACGGCAGCCGCCTGCTCGTCTCCGCCCAAATCGCCGAACACTACCTGCGCGCCGCCCACATCCAGCAGCAGCAAACCCTCGTTTCCCAACAGCTCGCCACCCTGCACGAACTGGCACGCTACGCCGCCGGCCGCTTCAACGCCGGCCACGCCACCGCCCACGACACCACCGCCATTACCGCCCAAATCCAAGCCCTGCAAGCCCGCCAAAGCACCCTCCAAGCCCAATTCGACGCCCAACAGCGCAGCATCGCCGTGCTCATCGGCCAAACCCCGCAAACCTTCCGCCTCGACAGCGACGCCATGCGCCAAGCCGCCCTGCTGCAACACCTGCCCAGCCCGCCGCAAGGCATCCGGCCCAGCAGCCTCCTCAACCAACGCCCCGACCTGCGCGCCCGTGCCGCCGAAATCCAAGCCCGCAGCGCCCAGCTCGCCAGCGCCAAATCCGACCTCCTTCCCCGCTTCGACATCCAATTCCTCTGGCAAACCGGCCGCATCGAGCTCAACAGCGACCTCGCCCCCTTCAACCGCGCCCGCAGCGGCAACGGCGGCCTTTTCAGCATCGGCGTACAACTCCCCCTCTTCACCGCCGGCCGCATCCACGCCAACATCCAAGCCGCCGACGCCCGCCTGCAAACCGCCCTGCTGCAATACGACCAAACCCTGCTGCAAGCCCTCGCCGACGTAGACAACGCCTACCAGGCCCAACACGCCCTCAACGCCCAGCAGCAGGAATTGCAGCAGGCCGAACGCACCGCGAAGCAGCAAGTACGCAACGACCGCCAACTCTTCCGCTACGGCCGCAAAACCCTCGACACCGCCCTGCAATCCCAGCTCAACGCCCACGGCTTCAGCCAAAACCTGCTCGACAACCAACTCGCCTCCGGCCTCAACCTGCTCAACCTCTACAAAGCCATCGGCAGCGGCTGGCAGGAAGAAGGCAACCAGCCCGAAGCAGCCGAAACGGCAGCTAAATAG
- a CDS encoding heavy-metal-associated domain-containing protein: protein MQTITLNIEGMTCGGCVKSVTRILEGVNGVTKAEVSLEQKNAVIEFDPALTSPAALIEAVEDGGFDAAL from the coding sequence ATGCAAACCATCACATTAAACATTGAAGGCATGACCTGCGGCGGCTGCGTGAAAAGCGTTACCCGCATTCTCGAAGGCGTAAACGGCGTGACCAAGGCCGAAGTGAGCCTGGAACAAAAAAACGCCGTGATTGAATTCGACCCCGCCCTCACTAGCCCCGCCGCGCTGATAGAGGCGGTGGAAGACGGCGGTTTTGATGCGGCTTTGTAA
- a CDS encoding heavy metal translocating P-type ATPase, translating to MQQKVRFQIEGMTCQACASRIEKVLNKKNFVESAGVNFASEEAQVVFDDSQTSAADIAKIIEKTGYGAKEKIEDALPQPEETAHIGWRLWLLFAINVPFLIGMAGMMIGRHDWMIPPLWQFVLASVVQLWLAVPFYKSAWASIKGGLANMDVLVTIGTVSIYLYSVYMLFFSPHAAHGMAHVYFEAGVMVIGFVSLGKFLEHRTKKSSLNSLGLLLKLTPTQVNVQRDGEWEQLPIDKVQIGDLIRANHGERIAADGIIESGSGWADESHLTGESNPEEKKAGGKVLAGALMTEGSVVYRATQLGSQTLLGDMMNALSEAQGSKAPIARVADKAAAVFVPAVVGIALLTFIATWLVKGDWTIALMHAVAVLVIACPCALGLATPAAIMVGMGKAVKHGIWFKDAAAMEEAAHVDAVVLDKTGTLTEGRPQVAAVYCVPDSGFDEDALYRIAAAVEQNAAHPLAHAIVSAAQARGLEIPTAQNAQTVVGAGITAEVEGVGLVKAGKLDFAELRLPENLSDDVWHIASIVAVSANGKPIGAFALADALKTDTAEAIDRLKKHGIDVYIMSGDNQGTVEYVAKQLGIAHAFGNMSPRDKAAEVQKLKAAGKTVAMVGDGINDAPALAAANVSFAMKGGADVAEHTASATLMQHSVNQLADALLVSQATLKNIKQNLFFAFFYNILGIPLAALGFLNPVIAGAAMAASSVSVLGNALRLKRVKIE from the coding sequence ATGCAACAAAAAGTCCGTTTCCAAATCGAAGGCATGACCTGTCAGGCATGCGCTTCGCGCATTGAAAAAGTGTTGAACAAAAAAAACTTTGTCGAATCGGCGGGGGTGAACTTCGCCAGCGAGGAGGCGCAGGTGGTGTTTGACGACAGCCAAACCTCCGCCGCCGACATCGCCAAAATCATCGAGAAAACCGGTTACGGTGCAAAAGAAAAAATAGAAGACGCGCTGCCGCAACCCGAAGAAACCGCGCATATCGGCTGGCGGCTGTGGCTGCTGTTCGCCATCAACGTCCCATTCCTTATCGGCATGGCGGGGATGATGATTGGCAGACACGATTGGATGATTCCGCCGTTGTGGCAATTCGTGCTGGCAAGCGTGGTGCAGCTTTGGCTGGCGGTGCCGTTTTACAAAAGCGCCTGGGCGAGTATTAAAGGCGGGCTGGCGAATATGGACGTGCTCGTTACCATCGGCACGGTGTCGATTTACCTGTATTCCGTCTATATGCTGTTTTTCAGCCCGCACGCGGCGCACGGCATGGCGCATGTGTATTTTGAAGCGGGCGTGATGGTGATTGGGTTTGTGTCGCTGGGTAAGTTTTTGGAACACCGCACCAAAAAATCCAGCCTGAACAGCTTGGGTTTGCTGCTGAAACTCACGCCGACCCAAGTCAACGTACAACGCGATGGCGAATGGGAACAACTGCCCATCGACAAAGTGCAAATCGGCGACCTGATCCGCGCCAATCACGGCGAACGCATTGCCGCCGACGGCATTATCGAAAGCGGCAGCGGCTGGGCGGACGAGAGCCACCTCACCGGTGAATCCAACCCCGAAGAGAAAAAGGCGGGCGGCAAAGTGTTGGCGGGCGCGCTGATGACTGAAGGCAGCGTGGTGTACCGCGCCACGCAGCTCGGCAGCCAAACCCTGCTCGGCGACATGATGAACGCGCTATCTGAAGCGCAGGGCAGCAAGGCGCCGATTGCGCGTGTGGCGGACAAGGCGGCGGCGGTGTTCGTGCCTGCCGTCGTGGGCATCGCGCTTTTGACCTTTATCGCCACTTGGCTGGTGAAAGGCGATTGGACGATTGCGCTGATGCACGCCGTTGCCGTTTTGGTGATTGCCTGTCCGTGCGCGCTCGGTCTGGCGACGCCCGCCGCGATTATGGTCGGCATGGGCAAAGCGGTGAAACACGGTATTTGGTTTAAAGACGCAGCGGCGATGGAAGAAGCCGCCCACGTCGATGCCGTCGTGTTGGACAAAACCGGCACGCTGACCGAAGGCAGGCCGCAGGTTGCCGCCGTTTATTGCGTTCCCGACAGCGGCTTTGACGAAGACGCTTTGTACCGCATCGCCGCCGCCGTTGAACAAAACGCCGCCCACCCACTCGCCCACGCTATTGTCTCCGCCGCCCAAGCGCGCGGTTTGGAAATCCCCACTGCACAAAACGCGCAAACCGTTGTCGGCGCAGGCATTACCGCCGAAGTCGAAGGAGTGGGCTTGGTGAAAGCGGGCAAACTTGATTTTGCCGAATTAAGGCTACCTGAAAACCTTTCAGACGACGTCTGGCACATCGCAAGCATCGTCGCCGTTTCCGCCAACGGCAAACCCATCGGTGCATTCGCACTCGCCGACGCGTTGAAAACCGACACCGCCGAAGCCATAGACCGTCTGAAAAAACACGGCATTGACGTTTACATTATGAGCGGCGACAACCAAGGCACGGTCGAATACGTCGCCAAACAACTGGGCATCGCACACGCCTTCGGCAACATGAGTCCGCGCGACAAGGCCGCCGAAGTGCAAAAACTCAAAGCCGCCGGCAAAACCGTGGCAATGGTCGGCGACGGCATCAACGACGCGCCTGCGCTCGCCGCCGCTAACGTCAGCTTCGCCATGAAAGGCGGCGCGGACGTTGCCGAACACACCGCATCTGCCACACTGATGCAGCATTCGGTCAACCAGCTCGCCGATGCCCTGCTGGTGTCGCAGGCGACTTTGAAAAACATCAAGCAAAACCTATTTTTCGCCTTCTTCTACAATATCTTGGGCATCCCGCTCGCCGCACTCGGCTTCTTAAATCCCGTCATCGCAGGCGCGGCCATGGCGGCAAGTTCGGTGTCGGTGTTGGGCAATGCGTTAAGGTTGAAACGGGTGAAGATTGAGTAA
- a CDS encoding ABC transporter permease, which yields MRQWISNVWYLGGKEIRSFFTDYALFALLVFMFSFSVYSVSQNVTTEVKNAALAVYDQDRSALTYRIRDAMIAPQFKQVDDIDGSRIDRAMDLGEYSFVLVIPPNYTADLLAGKRPELQLLVDATAMSQAGVGSVYIGQIVNRETAAYLGRHGNAAPFEPVVNVLFNENLRSEWFMPLNQLVGNATLLTILLVGAAVIREREHGTIEHLLVMPVDANEIVMAKILANGLIILVSSLLSLLLVVHRAVGVPINGSLALFVFCEAVYLFAMAGLGVLLATQAPTMPQFSLLCIIVYIAVFLLSGSTSPIENLPPWLRSLSELSPMTQFTALSKDIIFRGAGWSVIRHRVAITAVSGILFTAIAVIRFRRMLAQQN from the coding sequence ATGCGCCAATGGATAAGCAACGTTTGGTATCTGGGCGGCAAGGAAATCCGCAGCTTCTTCACCGATTACGCGCTGTTTGCGCTGTTGGTGTTTATGTTCAGCTTTTCCGTGTATTCCGTGTCGCAAAACGTAACCACCGAAGTGAAAAACGCCGCGCTGGCCGTCTACGACCAAGACCGCAGCGCGCTCACCTACCGCATCCGCGATGCCATGATCGCCCCGCAGTTCAAACAGGTAGACGACATTGACGGCAGCCGCATCGACCGCGCCATGGATTTGGGCGAATACAGCTTCGTGCTGGTTATCCCGCCCAACTACACCGCCGACCTCCTGGCCGGCAAACGCCCCGAGCTGCAATTATTGGTGGACGCCACCGCCATGTCGCAGGCCGGCGTGGGCTCGGTGTACATCGGCCAAATCGTAAACCGCGAAACGGCGGCCTATCTGGGGCGGCACGGTAACGCCGCGCCCTTCGAGCCGGTGGTGAACGTGCTGTTCAACGAAAACCTGCGCAGCGAATGGTTTATGCCGCTCAACCAACTGGTGGGCAACGCCACCCTGCTCACCATCCTGCTGGTGGGCGCGGCCGTGATCCGCGAGCGCGAACACGGCACGATTGAGCATTTGTTGGTGATGCCGGTGGATGCGAACGAAATCGTGATGGCCAAAATCCTGGCCAACGGCCTGATTATCCTGGTTTCCTCCCTGCTCTCGCTGCTCTTGGTGGTACACCGCGCCGTGGGCGTGCCGATTAACGGCTCGTTGGCGCTGTTCGTGTTCTGCGAGGCCGTGTATCTGTTTGCCATGGCCGGGCTCGGCGTGCTGCTCGCCACCCAGGCGCCCACCATGCCGCAGTTCAGCCTGCTGTGCATCATCGTGTATATCGCCGTATTCCTGCTCTCCGGCAGCACCTCGCCCATCGAAAACCTGCCGCCCTGGCTGCGCAGCCTTTCCGAACTCTCGCCCATGACCCAATTCACCGCCCTCTCCAAAGACATCATTTTCCGGGGCGCCGGCTGGAGCGTAATCCGCCACCGCGTAGCCATCACCGCCGTATCCGGCATCCTCTTCACCGCCATCGCCGTAATCCGCTTCCGCCGGATGCTGGCGCAGCAGAATTAG
- a CDS encoding ExbD/TolR family protein, protein MAFGSMNGGDDSPMADINVTPLVDVMLVLLIVFMITMPVMTHSIPLELPTASAKQVAENAAQPKDPLRISISADGSYHLAEGEPITLQALESQLQQLAKTNPDQVIAIAADKNAQFDYVEKALSAVRDAGLSKVGFVTEEKERTQPQQ, encoded by the coding sequence ATGGCCTTCGGTTCGATGAACGGCGGCGACGATTCGCCCATGGCCGACATCAACGTTACCCCGCTGGTAGACGTGATGCTCGTGCTGCTGATTGTATTCATGATTACTATGCCGGTGATGACCCACTCCATCCCGCTGGAACTGCCCACCGCTTCGGCCAAGCAGGTGGCGGAAAACGCCGCCCAGCCCAAAGACCCGCTGCGCATTTCCATTTCTGCCGACGGCAGCTATCACTTGGCCGAAGGCGAACCGATTACCCTCCAGGCCTTGGAAAGCCAGCTGCAACAGCTGGCCAAAACCAATCCCGATCAAGTGATTGCCATCGCCGCCGATAAAAACGCTCAGTTCGACTACGTAGAAAAAGCCCTCAGCGCCGTACGCGACGCCGGCCTGAGCAAAGTTGGCTTCGTTACCGAAGAAAAAGAGCGCACCCAACCACAGCAATAA
- the rbbA gene encoding ribosome-associated ATPase/putative transporter RbbA, with protein MPNAIEISQLSHAYGKVQALRGVSIAIGRGATVGLIGPDGVGKSTLLSLIAGVRTLQSGEVRVLGHNVAHKAEREALLPRIAFMPQGLGKNLYPTLSVYENIDFHARLFGLNKHQRKQHIERLMQSTGLAPFADRAAGKLSGGMKQKLSLCCALVHNPDLLILDEPTTGVDPLSRRQFWTLVRELRAENPGMTVLVATAYIDEAEQFDYLLAMDDGQILAHGRTQKILAQSGCATLEQAYIRMLPESKQTHWDDSQLPLFIPDDSLPPAMEAHNLSKRFGDFIAVNKVSFRIRQGEIFGFLGSNGCGKSTTMKMLTGLLDASEGEATLLGEPIDAGSTAVRQRVGYMSQAFSLYEELSVRQNLVLHARLYRLGEKSNAAIEAVLQQFELADLADATPAALPLGVRQRLQLAAACLHRPQVLILDEPTSGVDPAARDMFWQYLFRMAREERVTIFVSTHFMNEAARCDRISLMHRGRVLAVGEPEELRRRQHADTLEESFIRYLEQDEAAEAAERLPESAQSELSQSKNSVTESAQDRLPETQRLPENHAAPSGLLYWISTVFTFARREGKELLRDRIRLMFALLGPLVYLISGSLGVSFDVNEMDFAVLDQDQSHYSRELTQEFDGSSYFRQRASLATRNDINAVLTDGSARMVIEIPPGFGKDLTLGRRPQLAFYFDGSWPFVGENLHGYAQGILNRYMAELYRERGIRINTGGGLQTRFIYNPTFKSINALTPGFLMLSLMMIPAMLTALSVVREKEIGSIMNLYSSPASSFQYLFGKQLPYVLLSFLSYLVLLGVVVFGLGVPLKGSFIALTAGVLCFVFASTGFGLLVSTFVRTQVAAIFAAAILAMIPALDFSGMIYPASTLSGAGKWIGIFSPTSWFQTISLGVITKGLGWRDVDTLCGTLLLFFAAYWLAAGLLLKKQEK; from the coding sequence ATGCCGAACGCCATCGAAATCAGCCAACTCTCGCACGCCTACGGCAAAGTGCAGGCCTTGCGCGGCGTGTCGATCGCCATCGGGCGCGGCGCCACCGTCGGCTTGATCGGCCCCGACGGCGTGGGCAAATCCACCCTGCTGTCGCTGATTGCCGGCGTGCGCACGCTCCAAAGCGGTGAAGTGCGCGTGCTCGGGCACAATGTGGCGCACAAGGCCGAACGCGAAGCGCTGTTGCCACGCATCGCCTTTATGCCGCAGGGCTTGGGCAAAAACCTCTACCCCACGCTTTCCGTGTATGAAAACATCGATTTCCACGCCCGCCTGTTCGGCCTGAACAAACACCAGCGCAAACAACACATCGAGCGGTTGATGCAGTCCACCGGCCTGGCGCCTTTTGCCGACCGCGCCGCCGGCAAGCTCTCCGGCGGCATGAAGCAGAAACTCAGCCTGTGCTGCGCCCTGGTGCACAACCCCGACCTGCTGATTCTGGACGAACCCACCACCGGCGTCGATCCGCTTTCCCGCCGCCAATTCTGGACATTGGTGCGCGAGCTGCGCGCCGAAAATCCCGGCATGACCGTGCTGGTGGCCACCGCCTACATCGACGAAGCCGAACAGTTCGACTATCTCCTAGCTATGGACGACGGCCAAATCCTCGCTCACGGCCGCACGCAGAAAATCCTCGCGCAAAGCGGCTGTGCCACGCTGGAGCAGGCCTATATCCGGATGCTACCTGAAAGCAAGCAAACCCATTGGGACGATTCCCAACTGCCACTCTTTATCCCCGACGATTCCCTACCGCCCGCGATGGAGGCGCACAACCTGAGCAAACGCTTCGGTGATTTCATCGCGGTAAACAAAGTCAGCTTCCGCATCCGCCAAGGCGAAATTTTCGGCTTCCTCGGCTCCAACGGCTGCGGCAAAAGCACCACCATGAAAATGCTCACCGGCCTCTTAGATGCCAGCGAAGGCGAGGCCACGCTCTTGGGCGAACCAATCGATGCCGGCAGCACCGCCGTGCGCCAGCGCGTGGGCTATATGTCGCAGGCATTTTCGCTGTATGAAGAATTGAGTGTGCGGCAAAACCTGGTGCTACACGCAAGGCTGTACCGGCTGGGCGAAAAGAGCAACGCCGCCATCGAAGCCGTGTTGCAGCAATTCGAGCTAGCCGATTTGGCCGACGCCACCCCCGCCGCCCTGCCCTTGGGCGTGCGCCAGCGCCTGCAGCTGGCCGCCGCCTGCCTGCACCGCCCGCAGGTGTTGATTTTGGACGAGCCCACCTCCGGCGTCGACCCTGCCGCGCGCGATATGTTTTGGCAATACCTGTTCCGCATGGCGCGGGAAGAGCGCGTAACCATTTTCGTCTCCACCCACTTCATGAACGAAGCCGCCCGCTGCGACCGCATCTCGCTGATGCACCGCGGCCGCGTTCTGGCCGTGGGCGAACCGGAAGAACTGCGCCGCCGCCAACACGCCGATACACTGGAAGAATCGTTTATCCGCTATTTGGAGCAAGACGAAGCCGCCGAAGCGGCAGAAAGGCTACCTGAAAGCGCCCAAAGCGAGCTTTCACAAAGCAAAAACTCTGTTACAGAATCTGCCCAAGACAGGCTACCTGAAACGCAAAGGCTACCTGAAAACCATGCCGCCCCTTCCGGCCTGCTCTATTGGATTTCCACCGTATTCACCTTCGCCCGACGCGAAGGCAAAGAGCTGCTGCGCGACCGCATCCGCCTGATGTTTGCCCTGCTGGGCCCCTTGGTGTATCTGATTTCAGGTAGCCTCGGCGTGTCGTTTGACGTAAACGAAATGGATTTCGCCGTGCTCGACCAAGACCAAAGCCACTACAGCCGCGAGCTAACGCAGGAGTTCGACGGCTCGTCCTACTTCCGCCAACGGGCCAGCCTCGCCACCCGTAACGACATCAACGCCGTGCTCACCGACGGCAGCGCGCGTATGGTGATTGAAATCCCGCCCGGCTTCGGCAAAGACCTCACTCTCGGCCGCCGCCCGCAGCTGGCTTTCTATTTCGACGGCTCGTGGCCGTTTGTGGGCGAAAACCTCCACGGCTATGCCCAAGGCATCCTCAACCGCTATATGGCCGAGCTCTACCGCGAACGAGGCATCCGCATCAACACCGGCGGCGGCCTGCAAACCCGCTTCATCTACAACCCCACCTTTAAAAGCATCAACGCACTCACGCCGGGCTTTTTAATGCTTTCGCTGATGATGATTCCCGCCATGCTAACCGCCCTATCCGTGGTGCGCGAAAAAGAAATCGGCTCCATCATGAACCTCTACAGTTCGCCCGCTTCCTCTTTTCAATATCTTTTCGGCAAGCAGCTGCCCTATGTGCTGCTCTCGTTCTTAAGTTATCTGGTGTTGCTCGGCGTGGTGGTGTTCGGGCTGGGCGTGCCGCTGAAAGGCTCGTTTATCGCGCTCACGGCCGGCGTGCTGTGTTTCGTGTTTGCCTCCACCGGCTTCGGGCTGTTGGTGTCCACCTTCGTGCGCACGCAGGTGGCGGCCATTTTCGCGGCAGCGATTCTGGCTATGATTCCGGCGCTGGATTTCTCCGGCATGATTTATCCGGCATCCACCTTGAGCGGCGCCGGCAAGTGGATCGGCATCTTCAGCCCCACCAGCTGGTTTCAAACCATCAGCCTGGGCGTTATCACCAAAGGCCTGGGCTGGCGCGATGTGGACACGCTGTGCGGCACGCTGTTGCTGTTTTTCGCCGCCTATTGGCTCGCTGCCGGGCTGCTTTTGAAAAAGCAGGAGAAATGA
- the cueR gene encoding Cu(I)-responsive transcriptional regulator, which produces MMNISQAAAESGLSAKQIRDYEKHGLIAPAARSEAGYRRYGQADLARLRFIRHAREVGFSLPQIGQLLSLQHNPQRTSREVKTLTARHIAELEAKIERLQGMVAELQRWHDACAGDDCPDCAILAGLEER; this is translated from the coding sequence ATGATGAACATCAGCCAGGCCGCAGCCGAAAGCGGCCTTTCCGCCAAACAAATCCGCGACTACGAAAAGCACGGCCTAATCGCCCCGGCCGCGCGTAGCGAAGCGGGCTACCGTCGCTACGGCCAGGCCGACCTTGCCCGGCTGCGCTTTATCCGCCATGCGCGGGAAGTGGGCTTTTCGCTGCCGCAGATCGGGCAGCTTTTGAGCCTGCAACACAATCCGCAGCGCACCAGCCGCGAAGTGAAAACGCTCACCGCGCGGCACATTGCCGAGCTGGAAGCTAAAATCGAACGCCTGCAGGGCATGGTGGCCGAGCTGCAACGCTGGCACGACGCCTGCGCGGGAGACGATTGTCCGGATTGCGCGATTTTGGCCGGGCTGGAGGAGCGCTAG
- a CDS encoding energy transducer TonB, whose amino-acid sequence MQNENRLLSPIALLFVIAAHALLYWLLISIKPPQLPPEPPGLSFVDLGEIGGGGGGGGTGGDTISEDEPPAGPPEQTPPEAPKPEQPKPQPAKPVPEQRAQIKPVERQDKPADIVQPKPAEPKPEPKPQPQAQPRPEPQPQAQPERSIAPANPGAGHSANAGGGGGGKGTPSAGEGGGSGGGKGTGVGSGEGSGRGPGSGSGEGGGHGSGRGTGNGSGTGQGGGGDSAPTHLGGYLNNPKPPYPKQLEEEGISGTVKLRVMVEANGKPSSVEIVSASHPLFGRSAADTVRQSYTFVPAKRNGQPVRQSYTFTLRFKAP is encoded by the coding sequence ATGCAAAACGAAAACCGTCTTTTATCCCCGATTGCGCTCTTATTCGTGATCGCTGCCCATGCCCTGCTGTATTGGCTGTTGATCTCGATTAAGCCGCCGCAACTGCCGCCCGAACCGCCCGGGCTGAGCTTTGTTGATCTCGGCGAGATTGGCGGCGGGGGCGGGGGCGGCGGTACGGGTGGCGACACCATATCCGAAGACGAGCCACCTGCCGGGCCGCCGGAGCAAACCCCGCCCGAAGCGCCCAAACCTGAACAGCCCAAACCGCAGCCGGCCAAGCCCGTGCCGGAACAGCGCGCGCAAATCAAACCGGTGGAACGGCAAGACAAACCCGCCGATATCGTTCAGCCCAAACCTGCCGAGCCGAAACCCGAGCCCAAACCGCAGCCTCAAGCGCAACCCCGCCCCGAACCCCAGCCGCAGGCGCAGCCTGAGCGGTCTATTGCCCCTGCCAACCCCGGTGCAGGCCATAGCGCCAACGCAGGCGGTGGCGGTGGCGGCAAAGGTACGCCTTCCGCCGGAGAAGGTGGTGGCAGCGGTGGCGGCAAAGGCACCGGTGTCGGCTCCGGCGAAGGCAGCGGACGCGGCCCCGGTTCCGGCTCCGGCGAAGGCGGCGGCCACGGCAGCGGGCGTGGTACGGGTAATGGTTCCGGTACCGGCCAAGGAGGTGGCGGCGACAGCGCGCCCACCCACCTTGGCGGCTACCTGAATAACCCGAAACCGCCCTATCCGAAGCAACTGGAAGAAGAAGGCATCAGCGGCACGGTAAAACTGCGCGTGATGGTGGAAGCCAACGGCAAGCCTTCCAGCGTGGAAATCGTTTCCGCCTCCCATCCGCTGTTCGGCAGATCAGCAGCCGACACCGTGCGCCAGAGCTATACCTTCGTTCCGGCCAAACGCAACGGCCAGCCGGTGCGCCAGAGCTATACTTTTACCTTGCGTTTTAAAGCCCCTTAA
- a CDS encoding MotA/TolQ/ExbB proton channel family protein, with protein MNLGHVFAQGDIVLITVFLLLLLMSVLTWWIIIMRSFRLHQVRHANRGTIESVATVASLDDMLRLAKAHPSPLADLTEAAIQAARQYRANPASQLTSIPLGDYLVQHIRHKMDIAKRGLNGGLTILASVGATAPFIGLFGTVWGIYHALENISQQGQVNIATVAGPIGEALVATAVGLFAAIPAVLAYNFIVFGNKQVVQDMDAYAYDLHVKIMNNKE; from the coding sequence ATGAATCTAGGACACGTTTTCGCCCAAGGCGACATTGTATTGATTACCGTATTTCTGCTGCTGTTGCTGATGAGCGTCCTCACCTGGTGGATCATCATCATGCGCAGCTTCCGCCTGCACCAAGTGCGCCACGCCAATCGGGGCACGATTGAGTCTGTAGCCACCGTAGCCTCGCTCGATGATATGCTGCGCCTGGCCAAAGCCCACCCCTCCCCGCTGGCCGACCTCACCGAAGCTGCCATTCAGGCCGCGCGCCAATACCGCGCCAACCCCGCCAGCCAGCTCACCAGCATTCCCTTGGGCGACTATCTGGTGCAACACATCCGCCATAAAATGGACATTGCCAAACGCGGCCTCAACGGCGGCCTAACCATCCTCGCCTCCGTAGGCGCCACCGCCCCGTTTATCGGTCTGTTCGGCACGGTGTGGGGCATTTACCACGCGCTGGAAAATATCAGCCAGCAAGGCCAGGTAAACATCGCCACCGTGGCCGGCCCCATCGGCGAAGCACTGGTGGCCACCGCCGTCGGCCTGTTTGCCGCCATCCCCGCCGTGCTGGCCTACAACTTCATCGTGTTCGGCAATAAGCAAGTGGTGCAGGATATGGATGCCTACGCCTACGATTTGCACGTTAAGATTATGAACAATAAGGAGTAA